The Gossypium hirsutum isolate 1008001.06 chromosome D03, Gossypium_hirsutum_v2.1, whole genome shotgun sequence genomic interval ATGTTGTTGTTATATAAGTCCAAACTGATAAGGCTCTTCAAGTTGCCAAGCTCAGTAGGGATGGTTCCTCGAATGTTATTTTTGTAAAGCTCCCTGCATgataggaaaaaaaaaagttcaaaatgaATAACAATACTTGAATACCAACAGTTGTATCCCGTAAATGTTGGAAACCCCAAAATGCCTCTATTAAGGGTGAGCAAGAAAAAAGTTCAAGAGAAAAGAAGCAGAACATACAGATACTGCAAATGCTCAAGCTTCCCGAGCTCTGGTACCAAATGTCCAGATAGGTTTGAATTACCTAAATCTCTGTACAAAAAAGGGGGGAAAGAAACCATAAGCGATTTACCATTGAAAAATCATCAGAATACTACTTACCAATTTGGAAACTACAACTAAGATCATATACTCAAAACCATCAAGCACCTAATTGTACCATTTTTAtgtcaaaaaattataaacatattctTCTAAAAAAACATGTAAACCATAAGCACATCAAGAAAAACCTGAAATTTCAACAGAAaacaaaaactccaatacaaccCAATGCTTAAAATGGAgataatacataaacatttcttaTTGACAGAGTCAATTCTCCAGCTTTTTTCGACTCGAACACACCTATGCCAAAGAAATGCTAAAGTAGATCAGCTTATAACAGCCTAAACATGATAATTATTGCATCCAATACACGAATCTCAATAGACAAAAGCATTAAAACACTATTTTAGAACCTAAAACATTACCAAAAACTTCTATAAATAGTGTTATTATCCCAACTCTATCATTAATCCAGATTGAACCATTTTTACCACCATATTTGCCCTTGTTCAATAACTGTTTATGAGCAAAATACAAACTCATATACAAGCCAACAGTTCTTCAGTGAATTCACCAACTTTTTTCCCCCACCATAACATTGCCATAAGCCCACCAAAATAAAATCTACAATCCCAGGTAATCTAACAGTTTCACAGTGAAATTGTAACCATCATTTCTTCCCTCTAAAAAGGGGTAAAAAGCCCATATAAAAGataaaacaataaattaaattaaattaactaaaaccCAATTTAAGCAACGAGTTTTACTACCATCAAACAATGAAACTAAGCCCTCTCCAgccaaaaaatgaaaataaaaagaaaacccatataaataaatgaacccaaaatcaaaacattGTAGATCTTCAAAAAGAACAAAGAAGGGAAATGAGCATACACTCTAGTGACTCGATTATCTTGATTGCAAGTGATTTGGAACCAAGTACAAGGGTTAACAAGGGTGGGATCCCAGCTCTGGAGCACGTTATCAGGATCCGATAGGCTTCTTCTCAAAGTATAAAGAGCATCGCCTTCTGAGTTTCCCAAAACGGAAGGAAATAGAGTTAGGGCTACGTAAAAAGCCCATACCCAGATCGGTGCCGCCATGGGTGATGATAGTTGCAGCTGCTCTGTTAGAAATTAGGTTTTTATGCTTTGAAAAACGAACCCAGAGTAAAGAAGGaacaatagaaagaaaaaaaaagttagctTTTTTagcacttttttttctttaagatTCTATTACTTTACTTGTATCAAAATTTCTAAAGTAGAATCGGCTTTGGAAATGGCAGCGAAAAACATGGAACTCTTTTGCTTTTTCTGGGTTTTTATGTTAAGAGAAAGGAAAATtgaatttcatgtgaatttatgGGAAAAGAAAAACCTTCGACTTTGGTCTTTGATTTGGGTTGACTGAGTTAATTtaattattgagttttttttcaataattagtGAATTTAAAcagtataaaatttatttacgaataatttaatctTAACTCGATTAACATAGATATTTTAGGACACTTTTAGAGAAATGTACCAAGTACAATAACTAATcaagtaattttaaaaacatgTGTACAAGCTCGTAATGAGGGACATGACTTTGCTCACGAGGATAATGAAATTATCCGCGAGGCTAGTAAATGGAGTCCTAAACTAGCTATTGCTTGTGAAGTATAGAAGGTGATCAAATTTGAATTCGAAACAATGTATACTTTGTAATCCAGTAATTATTGCATGctactaaatttgttattttttttaataaatttaaaatcgttaagtttttttttcaaaatttttatgtgACAAATGTACAATATTTGtttgttattttaaataatagtcataaaatattgatgttattttaattaatgtatttaacTAATTTGaatcataattaaattttaaaataaaaactaaaagtgATCAAATTGAAAAGGAGTAATTAAATCTAGCATTTATGCATAACACaagattaaaagtaaaatttgatctaataaatttaattaatatgagcaagaccaaaattttaaattagaaaagtacagtcattaaattttattaaattaaaatataaatactaaatttgCAACTTATGCATTGTACAAaattaatagcaaaatttgattaatttaaaaatgtattaGTTTAATTTGGTTTTAGTCCTTCtgtgttaatttttgaaaattaatcctctaatttgatatgatttaattatttattattaaataagttttatGAAACCAGAAGACTTAGGCTccttaaaattttgagaaatttttttttctttgaaatttttagaaaaatttaattaaactctcttaaaatttttaaaaattctaattaatctcacaaaaatttcaattagaccctagaattttcttttataagaattcattaaactcctaaaatttttgaaaaatttactaGGCCCCTCAAAACTTAGTCCTAGGATCCACCATTGCGTGAAAccaatttcattattatttggtTGCAAGATAAAAATCACATGAAAATTTAATATAACCATATTCAaccaataataattttatatgacAATAAAATctttaagttaaataaaaataaacttccGGACATCATTTTAACACAACAATTAACAATGTTAGTAATTTAGACatactaataattataaaaatttagtgCCGTAGGTAGACTAAAACCATAgttaaatgtttatatattttagagATAAAAGCAATATTTAGTCTTaaattttacgattttttttaattttggtctATGTGATAATatcataaaaaaactataaatttatttaaaaaatgtgatGATTTGGGATAACTTAAAAGTGTCAGTTCATCGTATGGATCAAATTTGGGAAAGTTGCCAATTTTCAAGACTAACATGAAAAGAAAACAACAATAAGTTGAAAAGATGGTCAAATGTAGGACTAAATGTTGACTTATctctatattttattatttagacaTTAAAAACCTTGAATTAATAGGTCAATTTTTGGTACTACTCCCTAAACCATGCGCAAGTTACATGTTCTAATTAATcgtttttacttttgaaatttcaGCCCCCAATCAACCGATAGTCagtaaatttatttaagttaaatattgttatttctaaaatattatatGGCAAATATATTAATAGATGTGTAAGTGACATGTCAACTTAATGTTTTCGTAAAATATCACAGGAAAAACAATTCATTTTAGTTAATGGATTTAATCGCTAACGCTTTTGAGTttagactaaaatttcaaaattttaaaatatatagactaaaaatgatcaaattacaaattaatttaaatttaaatatgaataaatcaaattttaagtaaaattacaaatttaataattcaataaatacaaatatttgaCTCGATGTCATTTCAATTCAAAAGGTGCGACCCACTAAAGTATGGAAAAAGACAAGCCTAGCAATAGCTGGTCCatttgctttatatatatatatatataaaagttaacaAAAAACACCTAAAATTATGCACATTGAATGGGTCATAATTATTTATCAAAAACCCAAAAAcacgaataaaaaattaattatattaaaaatatttaatataaaaaatatttaatatggatatagttatatatgtaaaaatttataaatatttttaataaaataaaattttaaaatatatgttagaattaaataaaaatattttttaaaatttaagtttttatcaTATAGTGGGACcatatgtattaattaaataaaattttgaagattttttaaaaaaaaacacctcTTTAGGTGGaatttaaaaaaggaaattgagttaTTGAGAATACTCATCAATTTTGAAATTATCCGATATATTTatccaaataaataaatttatttttagaattttgaaatttttgatataaatgaaatgtttcctacaaaattttgatataagttttttataaatacaataactaaaaagtttaaaaaaaaactctagaAGTTTATAATTAAAAAGAGTAACAAATATTTTCAATCTTTCATATCTTcaaacatttatttaaaattttgaaacattatatgaaaatttgtaTTATGATACATATAAATTAAGTATCTGGAAATTTTGATTaactgaaaattaatatttttagtaatttaattttttaaatgcgttagataacttaaaataaaatctattttcaaCAAGTAGATAAGAACTATTTATCGCTCATCGCTTAATGAATaatctattatttaatttatttattttaaagactATATTATCATTTAACCGTTTTacattcttggtatattctttcattctcttaatgatttttttttcaaattaactttaaaaaggggaaaaaaaaaagaaaccctaatcCAAAAACAAGTCATAATTGGGAGAAGAATCCATGGCAAACAAAATTAGAGACAAATTGGTTTCAAAATTCAAACATTGAAACAAAATCATACACCTTTTTGTATGAAAAAGTTTCATCATTTTTCAGGCAAATGGAGACAACTGTAATCATCAAATCGTAtttggtgtttttttttcaattaaatatttatgttttttaactaGAATATGTGTGTCGGATATGTATTGAACTACataattttgtttgattttgatatcaaattgaacattaaaatcaaactcagatattaaataaaatctttttaactccaaaataaataaaacaagagTAATAATTAGCTCaatgttttttgtttttgagctGCCTCATGTTTTGAGTACTGCTAATAAAGAAAACAATACTAAAAACACTTTACTCCCATTTAAAAATTTTGCCCAACTCGATTTCAAATTTAGTCCGTATCTAATGTAATTactcataatttatataaaaaaaagttgaaatatcTCATGGGTTTATATATTCTTCATAGATTTAGAATTttgtctttgtacttttatttttaagaatttattcTCCTCACTTTTTGTATTTCAAAAATTAGGTCTGAtttttaacattgttaaatttGGTAGTGATGTAAATAAAAAAACAGTGTtctaatgaacctaaatttaattGAACAATTGTAACCGTATAAATAattgaatctaaattttaaaaaataaaaataaaataatttcttaaaattaaaagtataattttttttaaatatacacATAAAATCACCGAAAAAGGTTGATTTATGAGGGAAAGGGGGAAATTAGGGACGAAATTTTGTGCGACAATCAAGGGAAAACATGCTTGTCATATGAAAATGACGCACAAAACTGTAGCGCCTAATTATTTTCTGACTTCGGATTGattataatatgaaattatggttattttaatttttaaaataattgaactGTATATTAAAATAGTGTTTATGGTATTGCCATGGAATAATGGATAATTTTGGACTCCACATTTTGTGGGAGAAAatgttgattttaaaatatatttagggAAATGGGGTTCGCTCTTAATTTGATTGGTATGGACATTGTTGTTAAGGTAGAAGGATGTGGTTCGAGTGTGCTGAAAcatattatcttcttatttatgggttaggaAGGGACTATGGATAGTTTtaggtattatataaaaaaaacatatatgattAAATTTTGGAGAGAGAACCAGAAAACGTGGGAAGCATTTTCTATTGAAAATACGTACCGTAGGATGCattttttaactcttttaatacATTAGCTCATTTGGTCAAATGATTAAATGTTAGTGGTTTTGTCCTTTAATCTCGGGTTCAATTCCTCCCCtattcacatttgtatttttatttcattttgtttcaagttttgtttttatttttaattaatgtttttaatatattagcTTCTTTAGTTAGATGGTTAAATAATAGTGTTTTATCCTTGAGTTCTAGATTCAATTCCTTTTTTAAGCACAtattgtttaatttgtttttaattaataaacatattgttttcaagtttttttttctaattcatatttttaattaatattttttatttataaaatcaaataattatttttaaatatcattatttttaataaatataatttgtatatgtgtaatatttatttttttaatccataTCATGGGtgtagtaaattttagtattatatatattttttatgtgtatttgaaatatttcacatataaaaatatttaaagtatCATACCCAcgacaaaaaataattataatattttacatataaaaataataatgatgtttgaaataattatttaattttataatattagaaatcaacATACCCACAATATaggtggagaaaataaatatttgacatataaatattatatataaagaaaaatatataaaaaaattagttgatgtttttaaaaaataaaatatatttaacaaaaatgataaatatcaattttatcaaaaatatattttttattatctaatttacaataattatttgattttataaataaaagagttattaattaaaataaaaaaattgaaaacaatatatttattaattaaaaatataaaaaaagcttgaaacagtatgaaataaaaaatataaatgtgcaTAGAAGAGTAATTAAACTTAGAACTcagattattttactattattcaaCCATCTAACTACAGAagttaatatgtttaaaataataattaaaaataaaaacaaattttaaattttttatatatttaatatataaaatattaacaggaattaatttaataattcaaaactatatataaaatGAAGGTGATTTGGGTATatgatttgttttcttttatactATATGAAAATGTTAAATTTCAGTTGTAGTTACTTTatcatttgaaatttaatttttataatttaatttttaaaataattttatctctatatttttataatttattagttagattaattagttaatattgttaacttttCTATTATAGTATTacatgattatatataatttgaatgccATTACGGTCTTTGCTTGGGTTTGCCTTTGTTACATTATAATTAAATggtcaaattttagttttggtccCTATACTATGTTGAGACTTGGATTGAGtccttttcctttaatttttgagATAATTTGTCCCTCTATTTTTGTAATGTCATTAGTTAGCctaaatagttaataatattaactatttcaATTACAATGTTTATGTCATTTGTTTCTTAAGAACACTattacaacaacaacaacaaaattattaTGACGGCATTGAAtgggtgtttttaagaaaaaaatccacATCAGCATTTTCAATGTTATTTCTTTTGTTACATTAGtatcaaatgatttaaaaaaaaattaaaatgtcacCCCAgtaaatttaacaaaagaattttagCGATGATAGCAACTAGACTtggatttttaaaattgaaaagtagagtgactaaattcttaaaaataaaagtagtgagattaaatttcaaattta includes:
- the LOC107943088 gene encoding leucine-rich repeat protein 1 — encoded protein: MAAPIWVWAFYVALTLFPSVLGNSEGDALYTLRRSLSDPDNVLQSWDPTLVNPCTWFQITCNQDNRVTRVDLGNSNLSGHLVPELGKLEHLQYLELYKNNIRGTIPTELGNLKSLISLDLYNNNISGTIPPSLGKLKSLVFLRLNDNRLTGPIPRELVGISSLKVVDVSNNDLCGTIPTSGPFEHIPLNKFEENPRLEGPELLGLASYDTNCS